The genomic DNA TCAACTCAAGATTTTGGAATTGAAGAAATTCCGTTTATGAAATCTGTAGGTAGAATTTTAAAAGAAGAAATTAGAGCAGATAGAGATTTTCCGCCATTTAATAGAGTTTCTATGGACGGAATTGCAATTGACTATACTTTATTTAAAAGCGGACAAAGAGCTTTTAAAATTGAAGGAGTTCAAGCAGCAGGAAGAGAGCAATTGACTCTTAAAAATCCTGAAAATTGTATTGAAGTAATGACAGGTGCAGTTTTGCCAAACAAAGCGAATACAGTTATTCGTTATGAAGATGTAGAAACGAACAATGGTTATGCAAAAATAATAGCTGAAGGTATTTTCGATGCCCAAAATATTCATTCAAAAGGAAAAGATGGAAGAAGTGGCGATTTATTAATTGAAGAAAACACACGAATCTCAGCAGCAGAAATTGGGGTTTTGGCAACTGTAGGAAAATCGTTTGTAAAAGTAGCAAAACAACCAAAAGTAATGATTGTTTCTACGGGAGATGAATTGGTTGGCGTTGATGAAACTCCGTTGGAACATCAAATAAGAAGAAGCAATGTTTTTACGTTGGTTTCGTTATTAGAAAGATTAAATATTCCTTCTGAAACAGCTCATATAACAGATGATAAATCAGCTTTAAAAGCTAAAATTAAAGCCTATCTAAAAGAATACGATGTATTACTTTTTAGTGGAGCAGTTAGCAAAGGAAAATACGATTTTTTACCAGAAGTTTTTGATGATTTAGGTGTAGAAAAACTATTTCATAAAGTTGCCCAAAGACCAGGTAAACCTTTTTGGTTCGGACAAAAAACTTTTTTAAGTACAGGCGATTCGAATTTAGAGGCAATTGATAAATATCATAAGAACACAATCGTGTTCGGGTTTCCAGGGAACCCGATTTCGACTTTTGTAAATTGTTTAGCGTATTTTTATCCTTGGTATTATAAATCTGTAGGAGTAGAAACAAAACAAGAAATGGCTGTTTTAGGAGAAGATGTTTCTTTTAGACCTAATTTAGTGTTTTTTTTACAAGTAAGATTACAGATTGAAAACGGTGAACTAATTGCGTTTCCTGTTTCAGGAAATGGTTCTGGAGATTTAGCAAGTTTGGTAAAAACAGATGCTTTTATTAAGTTACCAAATGATAAAACAGAATTTAAAAGTGGAGAGATTTTTAATATAATTCGCTATCGCTAATTATAGTTATAAATGTTTAGGTTTGAGTTTTAAGTTTAAAATACAGCTATGAAAGAAAGTATTGTTCAGAAAAAGAGTTTTGAATTTTCATTAAAAATCATTTCTCTTTATAAAAAATTACAACGAGAAAAAGAATTTGTAATTTCAAATCAAATTTTGAGAAGTGGGACTTCAATTGGTCAAACATAGAGGAAGCTTTAGCAGGACAAAGT from Polaribacter sp. ALD11 includes the following:
- a CDS encoding molybdopterin molybdotransferase MoeA; translation: MISLTQALETVLNSTQDFGIEEIPFMKSVGRILKEEIRADRDFPPFNRVSMDGIAIDYTLFKSGQRAFKIEGVQAAGREQLTLKNPENCIEVMTGAVLPNKANTVIRYEDVETNNGYAKIIAEGIFDAQNIHSKGKDGRSGDLLIEENTRISAAEIGVLATVGKSFVKVAKQPKVMIVSTGDELVGVDETPLEHQIRRSNVFTLVSLLERLNIPSETAHITDDKSALKAKIKAYLKEYDVLLFSGAVSKGKYDFLPEVFDDLGVEKLFHKVAQRPGKPFWFGQKTFLSTGDSNLEAIDKYHKNTIVFGFPGNPISTFVNCLAYFYPWYYKSVGVETKQEMAVLGEDVSFRPNLVFFLQVRLQIENGELIAFPVSGNGSGDLASLVKTDAFIKLPNDKTEFKSGEIFNIIRYR